A single Anopheles arabiensis isolate DONGOLA chromosome 2, AaraD3, whole genome shotgun sequence DNA region contains:
- the LOC120903730 gene encoding piRNA biogenesis protein EXD1-like, producing the protein MNKIDLVLGQTVLLELEEECLLGELLHVGSDQSFIRLSNVRDMLTKESYGIQTYYNSEIRNIQVISADKGNTQTGPSANALDNPKQFTKLLTLENLQETLEQINNYIFIHQTDVKYHDSIRHLKTQRHLGIAMESIEHGRHSISPSLLSIATHDSIYIFDIKWMKITDEMRDLLSNDRYRRVLHNGRLVKDVLQHKFGVQLGKCFDVMVAHIAIGKTEGKIVEEGVSLQACVQSYLKLPEKFFDMNANFDERPVSDTTKREAAKHVVFLLPLQDLFIHEIMLEPFYSSCSNYLQSLSRNPDFISSLTDLRNKNGEAIEAVAPVNLGIDVELLDIPEQESNRS; encoded by the exons ATGAACAAGATTGACTTGGTACTTGGACAGACCGTTTTGCTGGAACTGGAGGAAGAATGCTTACTCGGCGAGCTGTTGCACGTAGGTTCTGATCAATCGTTCATCCGCTTATCGAACGTGCGCGACATGCTCACGAAGGAGTCTTATGGCATTCAAACGTACTATAATTCGGAAATAAGGAACATCCAGGTTATCTCTGCCGATAAGGGAAACACTCAAACTGGTCCCTCGGCAAACGCTCTTGACAACCCCAAACAATTCACAAAACTACTTACACTGGAAAATTTACAGGAGACGCTGGAGCAGATAAATAACTACATTTTCATACACCAAACGGATGTTAAATATCACGATTCGATTCGACATCTCAAAACTCAGCGCCATTTGGGTATTGCAATGGAAAGCATCGAGCATGGCAGGCACTCTATCTCGCCATCACTGTTGTCCATAGCAACTCATGATTCGATCTACATCTTTGACATCAAATGGATGAAAATAACGGATGAAATGCGTGATCTGCTGTCTAACGATCGATACAGGCGCGTTTTACACAACGGGCGGCTAGTGAAAGACGTCCTTCAGCATAAGTTTGGTGTACAGCTGGGAAAGTGTTTCGACGTAATGGTTGCCCACATTGCAATCGGTAAAACGGAGGGAAAGATTGTAGAAGAAGGAGTTTCTTTGCAAGCATGCGTGCAAAGTTACTTAAAACTACCGGAAAAGTTTTTTGATATGAAT GCCAATTTTGATGAGCGCCCGGTAAGCGACACGACGAAGCGAGAAGCAGCGAAGCATGTTGTATTTTTGCTACCGCTACAGGACCTGTTCATCCACGAGATCATGCTGGAACCATTTTACAGTAGCTGTAGCAATTATTTGCAAAGCTTGTCCCGCAATCCAGATTTCATCAGCAGCTTGACCGATTTGCGAAACAAGAACGGTGAAGCAATCGAGGCGGTAGCTCCTGTAAACTTGGGAATTGATGTGGAGTTGCTGGATATACCAGAACAGGAGTCGAACCGCAGCTAA
- the LOC120903718 gene encoding vacuolar protein-sorting-associated protein 36, with amino-acid sequence MNRFEYCQARLFENESFVAKDRNIKLYDGDEKTNYEDGEVVLTSHRLLWGRNGEIARGGSCLALKLKYVLSVDEEEASSMLFGRKKRIILRLGSLASDKMPGPMDHSCSTFVKLSGRNGVEVAFVQALHSTLSARIWIVSDDGEQAQSSQSDASAAGPSADASRRQLRIGIVGIERNLAEKQKQTDANINMAFKDLGRLMAMAKDMVAITNVVSAKIRERQGEISEDETVRFKSYLLSLGIDDPVTRDGTRSNSEYFLKLSRQLCEMLLDPITEAGGMMSLADVYCRVNRARGLELLSPEDLLEACRLLTGPIKLREFPSGAIVLQLESHDDALISQRTLELVEQNVSMSPDELARLECISLLLARERLLTAEGFGQLCRDESVEGLRFYRNKFIH; translated from the exons ATGAATCGTTTTGAATACTGCCAGGCACGACTCTTCGAGAACGAATCGTTTGTGGCAAAGGATCGCAACATTAAGCTGTATGACGGTGATGAAAAG ACCAACTATGAAGACGGCGAAGTTGTTCTGACTAGCCATCGTTTGCTGTGGGGACGTAACGGAGAAATCGCAAGGGGAGGCAGCTGCTTGGCATTGAAACTGAAATATGTTCTGTCTGTGGATGAAGAGGAAGCAAGTTCGATGTTGTTTGGACGGAAGAAACGCATAATTCTACGCCTAGGCAGCTTAGCGTCGGATAAAATGCCTGGGCCTATGGATCATAGCTGTTCAACTTTTGTGAAACTATCTGGCCGCAATGGTGTGGAGGTGGCTTTTGTTCAGGCACTTCACTCAACTTTATCCGCCCGTATCTGGATTGTGTCGGATGATGGGGAGCAGGCCCAGTCGAGCCAGTCCGACGCATCGGCTGCTGGACCCAGCGCAGACGCAAGCCGCCGCCAGTTGCGTATTGGCATAGTTGGCATTGAGCGGAATTTAGccgaaaagcaaaagcaaacagatGCCAATATCAACATGGCCTTCAAAGACCTTGGTCGACTAATGGCTATGGCGAAAGATATGGTGGCCATTACGAACGTTGTCAGTGCAAAAATACGCGAACGCCAGGGTGAAATATCGGAGGACGAAACGGTTCGTTTTAAATCGTATTTATTGAGCCTCGGCATTGACGATCCAGTCACGCGAGATGGCACACGCAGCAATTCGGAATATTTCCTAAAACTTTCGAGACAGCTTTGCGAGATGTTGCTCGATCCCATCACCGAGGCTGGAGGAATGATGTCGCTAGCTGACGTTTACTGTCGTGTTAATAGGGCCCGTGGACTGGAACTGCTATCACCCGAAGACTTGCTAGAAGCGTGTCGGCTGCTCACGGGCCCTATCAAGCTTCGCGAATTTCCCAGCGGTGCCATTGTATTGCAGCTTGAATCGCACGACGATGCGCTGATATCGCAGCGCACGCTGGAACTGGTGGAGCAGAATGTGTCCATGAGCCCGGACGAGCTGGCGCGTCTTGAATGTATTTCGCTGTTATTAGCACGCGAGCGACTGCTAACCGCAGAAGGTTTTGGTCAGCTTTGCCGCGACGAGTCGGTCGAAGGATTGCGGTTCTatagaaataaatttattcattga
- the LOC120903710 gene encoding F-box/WD repeat-containing protein 4 — protein MRNQGETNTLASNKQLCDLDEYSLAHVFLFLNVGDLDRCVLVCKKFQHIIQRVVFPKKCKHALVTGSDHGAALSPYHYTRRKRVKLDENWRYGRYEERSYFHHNVMYISQLAIDKDCLYMTHGGRLQAHRRTKSVHMIDTRIAWMVGSVGDSDITSLAKKNNRFFAGRMDGKILLYEHGSGQQHLQTITNDIIKAVDFNKDVYAVTTKNESTYVFNYSPPDRELLYDGDVFEHSHVYPNAYETIKLNNNLLAVGKFHCSKKRALQLIDLYSCTIQQLNSPSTAVYDVLWKDEHCILCGNFDTTMRLVDVRTGNDEACWTDPYNASVYCLSYNGTYAVHCGMKYHYRTNLYDLRAPNRCVQMYFPLKKNSNFSPVYRIAADCSQMFVVTDHNLRILNFDADWAATKDYASI, from the exons ATGCGGAACCAAGGCGAAACAAATACCTTGGCTTCAAACAAGCAGCTCTGCGATTTAGATGAATACTCTTTGGCGcatgtgtttctgtttctgaatgtgGGAGACTTGGATCGTTGCGTTTTGGTTTGCAAAAAATTCCAGCACATAATTCAGAGAGTGGTCTTCCCCAAAAAATGCAAGCACGCCTTGGTGACCGGTTCGGATCATGGAGCAGCCTTAAGTCCCTACCACTATACCCGACGAAAACGAGTCAAGTTGGACGAAAATTGGCGCTATGGAAGGTACGAGGAGCGGTCTTACTTTCATCATAACGTGATGTACATATCGCAACTAGCAATCGATAAGGACTGTCTTTACATGACACACGGCGGTCGTCTGCAAGCCCACCGAAGGACGAAAAGCGTACACATGATCGATACCAGAATCGCTTGGATGGTTGGCTCGGTAGGAGATTCAGATATCACGAGTCTGGCCAAAAAGAACAATCGATTCTTCGCCGGTCGTATGGATGGGAAAATTTTACTCTACGAACATGGCTCAGGCCAACAGCATTTGCAAACGATAACAAACGATATTATCAAGGCGGTCGATTTTAACAAAGATGTCTATGCAGTGACAACGAAAAACGAATCAACGTACGTGTTCAACTATTCTCCGCCGGATCGCGAACTGCTGTATGATGGTGATGTGTTTGAACATTCCCACGTTTACCCTAACGCATATGAAACAATAAAGTTGAACAACAATCTACTGGCGGTAGGCAAATTTCATTGCAGCAAGAAGCGCGCACTTCAATTGATAGATTTGTACAG CTGCACCATTCAGCAGTTGAATTCACCTTCCACGGCTGTGTACGATGTGCTCTGGAAGGACGAGCACTGTATTCTTTGCGGCAATTTTGATACCACCATGCGCCTAGTCGATGTGCGCACTGGGAACGATGAGGCATGTTGGACAGATCCTTACAATGCATCAGTATACTGTCTCTCCTACAATGGGACGTATGCCGTACACTGTGGAATGAAGTACCACTACCGGACCAACCTGTACGATTTGCGTGCGCCAAACCGCTGTGTTCAGATGTACTTCCCTTTGAAGAAGAATAGCAACTTTTCTCCCGTCTATCGGATTGCCGCTGACTGCAGCCAAATGTTTGTTGTAACCGACCATAACTTGCGGATACTTAATTTCGACGCCGATTGGGCTGCCACAAAGGACTATGCTTCGATATAG
- the LOC120903753 gene encoding vacuolar ATPase assembly integral membrane protein VMA21 homolog, producing the protein MSKSKQNRNTISKAEQRAEYRTFKTVFLYCILIIALPVLTFFTSKHWIFDQLLQLSSVSSNIYSAVSAVVALHGALFLFIYKAYFAVSNESVDGRGDKVAQKED; encoded by the exons ATGTCCAAGTCCAAGCAGAACAGAAACACCATCTCGAAAGCG GAGCAGCGCGCCGAATATCGTACGTTCAAGACCGTATTCCTGTACTGCATCTTGATTATAGCGCTTCCCGTGCTGACCTTTTTCACGTCAAAACATTGGATTTTTGATCAGCTACTCCAGCTATCCAGTGTATCGAGCAACATCTATTCAGCGGTGAGCGCTGTGGTTGCCCTGCACGGTGCATTGTTTCTCTTTATATATAAGGCGTACTTTGCGGTCAGCAACGAGTCTGTCGACGGTCGCGGGGACAAAGTTGCCCAGAAAGAAGATTAA
- the LOC120903705 gene encoding caspase Dronc, with product MNNKDRFLITHNVEKLVNYTNYKQLSFECIQQKILSPTMVSRIEGIAQDEVTRHKKLFEKITKRGPKAFDTLLAICQQAFPTAYLILKPNSNDNQMHSTHNPQRVRSVSCNVAPKVYSLRSPGDVDDGKNNNFASNALVEESKCILQVYPDILPTTFSVKLSTRPAETHPKVPAYPMKGRNRGVAFIVNVITFLKKVHPTRNGADIDGRNLISVFQQLGFVVFYYEDITMGDLKELLAQLKESEHLSCDCFAFYILSHGDHRKGSDYIFLHDNSLLRVEDLLTEFNSVNCKRLVHKPKLFFISICRGVQSDLGAYRLSTNTERDGMIDPGKPLPSNIATYCDMLVCYATVPGFAAHRDTNTGSWFVESMCKIWSEHAHDTDVEILMKLVGEYASSYRTEHSALQTICTEQRGFFKQLFLNPGYYENPVEL from the exons ATGAATAATAAAGATCGTTTCTTAATTACCCATAATGTAGAAAAGCTTGTGAATTACACGAACTACAAGCAATTAAGTTTTGAATGTATACAACAAAAGATACTATCGCCGACGATGGTATCGCGTATCGAG GGTATTGCTCAGGATGAAGTTACGCGACATAAAAAACTATTTGAAAAAATTACCAAACGCGGCCCAAAAGCATTTGACACGCTGCTGGCTATATGCCAGCAAGCTTTTCCTACAGCTTACTTGATTCTGAAGCCCAACTCCAACGACAATCAAATGCATTCCACTCACAATCCTCAGCGTGTACGATCTGTGAGCTGCAATGTGGCACCAAAAGTGTACTCCCTTCGCAGTCCAGGCGATGTAGATGAtggtaaaaacaacaactttgcTTCGAACGCGCTGGTCGAAGAAAGCAAATGCATTTTGCAAGTCTATCCAGACATACTGCCAACTACGTTCTCCGTTAAGCTCTCTACAAGGCCAGCGGAAACACATCCAAAAGTACCGGCTTACCCAATGAAAGGGCGTAATCGTGGTGTGGCGTTTATTGTAAACGTCATTAcgtttttgaaaaaagttCATCCTACGCGAAACGGAGCAGATATTGATGGGAGGAATTTGATTTCCGTCTTCCAGCAGCTGGGATTTGTGGTTTTTTACTACGAGGATATCACGATGGGC GATTTGAAAGAGCTGTTGGCACAGTTGAAGGAATCCGAACATTTGTCCTGTGATTGCTTTGCCTTCTACATTCTATCCCATGGTGACCATCGGAAAGGCAGCGATTACATCTTTTTGCACGATAATTCGTTACTGCGTGTGGAGGATCTGTTGACCGAATTTAATTCAGTCAATTGCAAAAGATTGGTCCACAAAccgaaattatttttcatttcaatttgccG TGGTGTGCAATCCGATCTAGGAGCGTACCGCTTATCGACGAACACCGAGCGCGATGGAATGATTGATCCGGGGAAACCTTTGCCATCAAATATTGCCACCTACTGTGACATGCTTGTGTGCTATGCAACCGTTCCAGGCTTTGCAGCACATCGAGATACAAATACAGGGTCGTGGTTTGTAGAAAGTATGTGCAAAATATGGTCTGAACATGCACATGATACTGATGTTGAAATCCTAATGAAACTCGTTGGTGAATATGCTTCATCTTATCGTACTGAACATTCTGCTTTGCAAACAATCTGCACCGAACAGAGAGGATTTTTCAAACagctatttttaaatcctGGGTATTATGAAAATCCAGTCGAACTGTGA
- the LOC120895919 gene encoding uncharacterized protein PFB0765w-like has translation MSNAAFIDDWNNIIPFKIKVTDLEKPTEQFVYKSILQFFKLMHYDVASYENMYSDSNETLTMKRVELVARINYIYQLCSDSKQTSFLYVDLVKPTGKKIIHLLKVLLNYLFYTNMVKETVLEKANNCTQEYSELNAKLNQEQITKEENKIRANKINRHIDDLKLHLPQLKNQIETLQQRKHKLQENISSLKANDQQLADKIIKLKIEHSELAELLVADDEASSVREIKQSLTREIETLTETEKELQQAYQIHVSSINQIRPCNALLEKMLLIGMDESCKNIRGAIVELNSLCDKLRKQRNNLTNLSDTLQNNCEELDGLLADKNQELEVRRKVLEKNDRRKDSKHLEQEKRLKALDQANEIYAQLLVVQKAEMQRVIVMVEQALKFIN, from the exons ATGAGCAACGCAGCATTTATAGATGATTGGAACAATATTATACCATTTAAGATTAAAGTAACGGATTTGGAAAAACCTACcgaacagtttgtttacaaatcAATCCTTCAATTTTTCAAGCTCATGCATTACGACGTTGCCAGCTACGAAAAT atgtACAGCGATTCGAATGAAACACTCACGATGAAGCGGGTGGAATTGGTGGCGAGAATCAACTACATCTATCAACTGTGCTCAGATTCGAAACAAACTTCGTTCTTGTACGTTGACCTCGTCAAACCAA CTGGAAAAAAGATCATACATTTGCTTAAAGTTCTGCTCAACTATCTGTTTTACACAAATATGGTAAAAGAAACAGTGTTGGAAAAGGCAAACAACTGCACACAGGAGTATTCTGAGCTGAACGCTAAACTAAACCAGGAACAAATAacgaaggaagaaaacaaaattcgaGCCAACAAA ATAAATCGTCACATAGATGACTTGAAACTGCACCTGCCTCAACTAAAGAATCAGATTGAAACCCTTcagcaaagaaaacacaagCTTCAGGAAAACATATCCTCACTGAAGGCAAATGACCAGCAACTAGCcgataaaattattaaactaAAAATTGAACATTCGGAACTGGCAGAACTGCTTGTAGCCGACGATGAAGCATCTTCCGTgagggaaataaaacaatcgcTAACTAGAGAAATTGAAACACTCACGGAAACGGAAAAAGAGTTGCAACAAGCTTACCAAATCCATGTTTCTTCGATCAACCAGATAAGACCGTGCAATGCACTTCTAGAAAAAATGCTTCTAATTGGAATGGATGAGTCTTGCAA AAACATACGAGGCGCAATAGTTGAACTAAATTCTTTGTGCGATAAGTTACGAAAACAAAGGAACAACTTGACAAACCTCTCAGATACATTGCAAAATAACTGCGAGGAACTCGATGGCCTGCTTGCAGATAAAAATCAAGAGCTGGAAGTACGTAGAAAGGTATTGGAGAAAAATGACAGAAGAAAAGATAG CAAGCACCTGGAACAGGAGAAACGCCTTAAGGCATTGGATCAAGCAAATGAGATATACGCACAGCTGTTGGTAGTTCAGAAAGCAGAAATGCAAAGAGTTATCGTTATGGTTGAGCAAGCTCTCAAGTTTATAAACTAA
- the LOC120895920 gene encoding tRNA (guanine-N(7)-)-methyltransferase codes for MEEAIDDHVKLPQKRFYRQRAHSNPIADHSFDYPLLPELSNWNELYPNIGNRQVVFADIGCGYGGFLVTLGETFPDKLAIGMEIRVKVSDYVMDRIKALRQRHKGKYENIACIRTNAMKYLPNYFRKHQLEKLFFLYPDPHFKKAKHKWRIINPTLLSEYAYVLRPGGKIYTVTDVRELHEWMCKHIEEHPCFKRLPDTEAQEDILAPKLLDSSEEGQKVTRMSGEKFMAIFTRL; via the coding sequence ATGGAAGAAGCTATTGACGATCATGTGAAACTGCCCCAAAAACGATTCTATCGTCAACGGGCCCACTCGAATCCGATCGCTGATCATAGCTTCGATTACCCTTTGTTACCGGAATTGAGCAACTGGAATGAACTCTATCCCAACATTGGCAATCGTCAGGTTGTATTTGCCGACATTGGTTGCGGATATGGCGGGTTTCTGGTAACACTGGGCGAAACATTCCCGGACAAGCTGGCCATCGGTATGGAGATTCGTGTAAAAGTGTCCGACTATGTGATGGACCGTATTAAAGCACTACGCCAGCGGCACAAGGGAAAGTATGAGAACATCGCTTGCATTCGCACGAACGCAATGAAATACTTACCCAACTACTTCCGAAAACATCAGCTGGAAAAGTTGTTCTTCCTGTATCCGGATCCGCACTTCAAAAAGGCGAAACACAAGTGGCGCATTATTAACCCAACCCTGTTGAGTGAGTATGCGTACGTGCTGCGTCCAGGAGGCAAAATTTATACTGTAACCGACGTGCGAGAGCTGCACGAATGGATGTGTAAGCATATCGAAGAGCATCCATGCTTCAAACGCTTGCCAGACACTGAAGCTCAGGAGGACATTCTCGCCCCAAAGCTGCTGGATAGCAGcgaagaaggtcaaaaagtaACTCGCATGAGCGGAGAAAAGTTTATGGCGATATTTACTAGGCTTTAA
- the LOC120895915 gene encoding condensin-2 complex subunit D3, translated as MAPTHVHLLLNQLPGYFDSSVSIERVDQLCDEQVNDIHPSISNDSNSNQADNGDSFAKVSKCNDLRNIAMVKRALHDPELEDLMRDIVREVENIRNTAGLYDQYDNWQYLSKKINIEDFLTFVYTMICLAELEPTKTVHIKLAISSARLYIVLLTTPGQKQTTVFNECVFSKSMDVFKIIDHLRESSNVNGSQGRMNTITEARRLMLDYMSVLDDLHLLLRCMTLKNCSTSKIKIVDTLKTLLIYCIKHAQSRAEAEQLAEKIFTTLGIICLPEHDDHNECRTTISMILNRTAIFYTSEYKNKPGAFNVHNLFLRLLEQNSKDTCAVLTNFIKSVLTNPPKVFSRPDDYAILLDAAVQYELTMYSKCNVSIIDYLKQIETHSDAGTRINIVEMIAKLAVVDCTVDWELFQSEISNVPREIDLLQLLGNKLLEKSNTVKLKAFQCLLKILQNGNKTMKRIFQNAFYSPHADEDEKNYLQMNDVEELFQTAELELGISRNVLNFSQHTVSTHNKPSDCNDGLVGDTARPRPKISSQDVPGIEAIEEMLTSLPNTMYDAMLSPISAIRRVALSCLECILELDRNRIDEPIFEYVISKLAKDPVMLMRRTTLNVLNKLLALYPNYLPLIKLWSKCLLFFLDDVDQKLKESAMESLKINVFDSICRYEDSSSRKVFTPWMIVRAILVIGKINVLKSAVDSWIQKSILTPKNLSIIESHIFTVNCSEAWIILSIIANKMKSRNPDLVIKTMNDILQQDTYNSPICLQYILSVIKSWLSDFSRSGLNHLFKILSDLLRTGSTNISLVGDIYSLCCMIKRKADGIVDESWIADIRDSSAEYLLHYCTHYTSAHVTNERYLISLLVYAEAATDLNVKPDNNIVNILLKYLAHVAANEKGLLVQTDQSRKINVTIIVLARFGLRDGSLATTVIADFNRILKFKYIDQSILCTLITAFADLCKRHTSLVDSSISTVIGQLSSQYLTVRSVALNNLNELILQDYVKMRGSVLLNILKLIIDENDHIAAQAFYVIQLYVNSKNEKLLKVSFLECVYVFNNYLQYAESDMFPASEIDNEECDLAGKDEKSLQKRCAIYDFFVENIDDISLLKLLKNVNKIHQQLIKDKYVECSQGVDTLIDLIYVFKCMCDVRNRDKAKLAKSTTSKDDETNADANEGPSSKRSRLKATQSQNETEMTTIVEKMIAVYYPFQQEVRKYIQKIEPSRMHLVDKRLEEMALSIAGNFRVLVEFAKPMNFWRSLLKVIDSTHDGKRKQSKTSSGKNKSDGDSESDQDEDIADEMLDL; from the exons ATTCGCAATACAGCTGGACTATACGATCAGTACGATAATTGGcaatatttatcaaaaaagATCAATATCGAAGATTTCTTAACCTTCGTTTACACTATGATTTGCCTAGCAGAGTTAGAACCAACGAAAACGGTACACATAAAGCTCGCTATTTCTTCGGCTAGATTGTACATCGTGTTATTGACCACTCCTGGGCAGAAGCAAACAACAGTGTTTAATGAATGCGTGTTTTCGAAAAGTAtggatgtttttaaaataattgatcatCTACGCGAATCCAGTAACGTAAATGGCTCCCAAGGAAGAATGAACACTATAACTGAAGCAAGACGTTTGATGTTGGATTACATGTCCGTGCTGGATGATTTACATCTACTGCTTCGATGTATGACGCTAAAAAACTGCTCTACATCCAAGATCAAAATAGTTGATACATTAAAAACCCTGCTTATTTACTGTATCAAGCACGCTCAGAGTCGGGCTGAAGCGGAGCAATTGgcagaaaaaatatttactaCGCTAGGCATTATCTGCTTGCCGGAACATGACGACCATAACGAATGCCGGACAACTATAAGCATGATTCTGAATAGAACTGCCATATTTTATACGTCTGagtataaaaacaaacccggTGCTTTCAACGTACACAACTTGTTTTTGCGGCTGCTTGAGCAAAACTCAAAAGACACATGTGCGGTACTCACAAATTTCATAAAATCGGTTCTAACGAATCCTCCGAAAGTGTTCTCACGACCTGATGATTATGCAATTTTGCTGGACGCTGCTGTACAATATGAGCTTACCATGTACAGCAAATGTAACGTCTCCATTATCGACTATTTGAAGCAGATAGAGACACACTCAGACGCCGGAACTCGGATTAACATTGTTGAGATGATTGCTAAGCTAGCAGTCGTTGATTGCACCGTCGACTGGGAACTGTTCCAGTCGGAGATTTCGAATGTACCGCGAGAAATAGATTTGCTCCAGCTGTTGGGAAACAAGTTACTTGAAAAGTCAAACACGGTGAAGCTAAAGGCTTTCCAGTGTTTGTTAAAAATCCTACAGAATGGTAATAAAACCATGAAGCGCATATTTCAAAATGCCTTCTATTCGCCGCATGCAGATGAGGATGAAAAAAATTACCTGCAGATGAATGACGTGGAAGAGCTTTTTCAAACGGCCGAGCTTGAACTAGGCATATCTCGGAATGTGCTCAACTTTAGTCAGCATACCGTATCCACCCATAACAAACCATCCGATTGTAACGACGGGCTGGTCGGCGATACAGCTCGTCCGAGACCTAAAATATCCTCCCAGGATGTGCCAGGCATTGAAGCAATCGAAGAAATGCTAACATCCTTGCCGAATACCATGTACGATGCAATGTTATCGCCAATTTCTGCAATAAGACGAGTGGCTCTGTCTTGCTTGGAGTGTATCCTTGAACTGGACAGAAATCGCATCGATGAACCGATATTTGAGTATGTCATTTCTAAACTAGCAAAAGACCCGGTTATGCTGATGCGTCGTACCACTTTGAATGTGCTCAACAAACTGTTAGCACTGTATCCAAACTATTTGCCACTGATAAAGCTATGGTCAAAATGTTTACTATTTTTCCTGGATGATGTGGACCAAAAACTGAAGGAATCTGCAATGGAGAGCCTGAAAATAAACGTGTTTGATAGCATATGCCGCTACGAAGACTCGTCGTCTCGTAAAGTATTTACACCATGGATGATCGTCCGCGCCATTTTGGTCATTGGTAAAATAAATGTCCTTAAATCAGCCGTCGATTCTTGGATACAGAAATCAATTTTGAC GCCGAAAAATCTTAGCATCATAGAGTCTCATATCTTCACAGTCAACTGTAGTGAAGCTTGGATCATATTGTCGATTatagcaaacaaaatgaaatcgCGCAATCCGGACTTGGTAATTAAAACAATGAATGATATCCTTCAACAAGACACG TACAATTCACCAATATGTCTGCAGTATATCCTTTCCGTGATCAAATCGTGGTTGTCTGACTTCTCGAGATCGGGTCTAAATCACCTGTTCAAAATTTTAAGCGATCTACTGCGCACCGGCAGTACTAACATATCACTGGTCGGTGATATATACAGCTTATGCTGCATGATAAAGCGAAAAGCTGATGGCATCGTTGATGAATCCTGGATTGCAGATATACGTGATAGCAGTGCGGAATATTTGTTACACTACTGCACCCATTATACGAGTGCCCACGTGACTAATGAGCGATATCTGATCAGCCTACTCGTGTACGCAGAAGCGGCAACCGATTTAAACGTTAAACCGGATAACAACATAGTTAATATACTATTGAAGTATTTAGCGCATGTTGCTGCTAATGAAAAAGGCC TGTTGGTTCAGACCGATCAATCGCGTAAAATTAATGTAACTATAATAGTATTGGCAAGATTTGGTTTACGTGACGGTTCTCTGGCGACGACAGTGATAGCTGATTTTAATAGaatattgaaatttaaatatatcgATCAAAGCATTTTATGCACATTAATTACAGCTTTTGCTGATTTATGTAAAAG ACACACGTCTTTGGTGGACTCTTCCATTTCAACAGTAATCGGACAACTAAGCTCACAGTACTTAACGGTGCGGAGTGTGGCCTTGAACAATCTAAATGAGTTGATCTTACAAGATTATGTCAAAATGCGTGGTAGTGTATTGTTGAACATTCTGAAGCTGATCATCGACGAGAATGATCATATCGCCGCGCAAGCATTCTACGTAATCCAGCTGTACGTTAACTCAAAGAATGAGAAGCTATTGAAAGTATCGTTTTTGGAGTGTGTATACGTGTTTAACAATTATCTG CAATATGCAGAAAGTGATATGTTTCCAGCATCTGAAATCGACAATGAAGAGTGTGATCTGGCTGGAAAGGACGAAAAATCGTTACAGAAGCGTTGTGCCATTTATGATTTCTTTGTAGAAAATATTGATGATATTAGTCTGTTGAAATTGCTGAAGAACGTTAACAAAATTCATCAACAACTCATAAAAGACAAATACGTAGAATGCTCCCAAGGGGTTGATACACTCATCGATTTAATTTACGTATTTAAATGTATGTGTGATGTAAGAAACCGCGATAAAGCAAAACTTGCAAAGAGTACAACATCAAAAGACGATGAAACGAATGCCGACGCGAATGAAGGACCTTCATCGAAAAGATCTCGTTTAAAAGCTACTCAATCACAAAATGAGACTGAAATG acAACAATCGTGGAGAAAATGATTGCTGTTTATTACCCCTTTCAGCAAGAAGTCCGAAAATACATACAAAAGATTGAACCAAGCCGAATGCACCTAGTGGATAAAAGATTGGAAGAGATGGCATTGTCGATTGCTGGGAATTTTCGCGTATTGGTAGAATTTGCCAAACCTATGAATTTTTGGCGTTCGTTGCTGAAAGTGATCGACAGTACACACGATGGGAAGCGAAAACAAAGTAAAACATCATCTGGTAAAAATAAATCGGATGGCGACAGTGAAAGTGATCAGGACGAAGACATAGCGGATGAAATGCTGGATTTGTAG